A single Flavobacterium sp. 1 DNA region contains:
- a CDS encoding ABC transporter permease — translation MKELGFLLQKEFRQILRDKIILAIMFAVPTIQLIIMPLAANFEVKNINVAYVDHDHSTYSQKLINKIGSSGYFRIVDCPLSYKEGLKLIEEGNADVVLEIPAGFERGLVREGSQQVNIAVDAINGTKSSIGSGYLMSVIAEFNSSLDVNIKSPRGIIYTQAASASIENSNWYNPKAEYKYYMVPGILVLLLTMIGGFITALNIVKEKEIGTIEQINVTPIKKWQFILGKLIPFWIVGIIVFTVGLIVMYVIYGIFPQGSLALLYLFAGVYLIALLGLGLLISTFADTQLQAMFIAFFFMMVFMLMSGLFTSTDSMPDWAKTISDFTPVAHFITVVRLIVLKGSGFKEVSDELLYLIVFAAVLNSLAIYNYKKTT, via the coding sequence ATGAAAGAACTTGGCTTTTTGCTACAGAAAGAATTTCGCCAGATACTCAGGGACAAAATTATCCTGGCTATAATGTTTGCGGTTCCAACCATTCAGTTAATCATTATGCCGTTAGCGGCAAATTTTGAAGTAAAAAACATCAACGTTGCTTATGTTGATCACGATCATAGCACCTATTCTCAAAAACTAATCAATAAAATTGGTTCCTCAGGATATTTCCGAATTGTTGACTGTCCTCTTTCTTATAAAGAAGGATTAAAATTGATTGAAGAAGGCAATGCCGATGTTGTCCTTGAAATCCCAGCTGGTTTTGAGCGCGGTTTAGTCAGAGAAGGCAGTCAGCAGGTTAATATTGCTGTAGATGCTATTAATGGAACAAAATCTTCAATAGGAAGTGGTTATTTAATGTCAGTAATTGCAGAATTTAACTCCAGCCTTGATGTCAATATTAAATCACCTAGAGGAATTATTTACACCCAAGCGGCATCTGCAAGCATTGAAAATTCAAACTGGTACAATCCTAAGGCAGAATATAAATACTACATGGTTCCAGGAATTTTAGTTTTACTGCTCACTATGATCGGAGGTTTTATTACAGCCCTTAATATTGTAAAGGAAAAAGAAATCGGCACAATCGAACAAATCAATGTTACGCCCATAAAAAAATGGCAGTTTATCTTGGGTAAACTTATTCCGTTTTGGATTGTTGGCATAATAGTTTTTACTGTAGGCCTTATTGTTATGTATGTCATATATGGAATCTTTCCACAGGGAAGTTTAGCCCTGTTATATTTATTTGCAGGTGTTTATTTAATTGCTCTTTTGGGTCTTGGCCTGCTGATTTCTACTTTTGCAGATACACAGCTGCAGGCGATGTTTATAGCATTCTTCTTTATGATGGTTTTTATGCTGATGAGCGGTTTATTTACAAGTACCGACAGCATGCCTGACTGGGCAAAAACTATCTCTGATTTTACGCCGGTTGCACATTTTATTACTGTTGTTCGTCTTATCGTTTTAAAAGGAAGCGGTTTTAAAGAAGTAAGCGATGAATTACTGTATCTTATCGTTTTTGCTGCCGTCTTAAATAGCCTTGCAATCTACAACTATAAGAAAACTACATAA
- a CDS encoding FIST signal transduction protein: MKVTTALYKENSFIERENEEVLNFDQAQLVLGFGSRDLISSPISFEFIKNEFPNSEILLCSSSGEIYGQQVIDNTISIIAMSFSKTTLKTSEVDIDDYSSSFEAGISLINTFPQDDLKLVFVLSDGGKVNGSELVKGMNHVKKESVLITGGLAGDGAKFEKTYVGLNKIPETGKIIAVGFYGDKLEVSHGSIGGWESFGLERTVTKATGNVLFEIDGKNALDLYKTYLGKYADELPGSALLFPLSIKLDESEDPIVRTILSIDEKNQSMTFAGDIPTGSKVRFMKANFDRLIDAASDAATTCLKMNNTNPKLAILISCVGRKLILGNRTEEEIEAVSEIFGEQTKLTGFYSYGEISPLKPMANCELHNQTMTITCLNERD, encoded by the coding sequence ATGAAAGTAACAACAGCTTTATACAAAGAGAATTCTTTTATTGAAAGAGAGAATGAAGAGGTCTTAAATTTTGATCAAGCGCAATTAGTGCTTGGATTTGGATCACGAGATTTAATATCAAGTCCGATCTCATTTGAATTTATAAAAAATGAATTTCCAAATTCAGAAATACTTTTATGTTCGTCCTCTGGAGAAATTTATGGCCAGCAGGTTATTGATAATACGATTTCGATAATAGCTATGTCCTTTTCAAAAACTACATTAAAAACATCAGAAGTTGATATTGATGATTACTCCTCCAGTTTTGAAGCAGGAATCTCATTAATTAATACATTCCCACAGGACGATTTAAAATTAGTATTTGTCCTTTCTGATGGTGGAAAAGTAAATGGCAGCGAACTGGTAAAAGGGATGAACCACGTCAAAAAAGAGTCCGTATTAATTACTGGAGGGTTGGCTGGCGATGGAGCCAAATTTGAAAAAACTTATGTAGGGTTAAATAAAATTCCCGAAACAGGGAAGATTATTGCAGTAGGTTTTTATGGCGATAAATTAGAAGTGTCTCATGGCTCCATTGGCGGTTGGGAAAGTTTTGGATTAGAAAGAACCGTTACCAAAGCTACCGGAAATGTATTATTTGAAATCGATGGCAAAAATGCACTTGATTTATACAAAACATACTTGGGTAAATATGCGGATGAACTCCCAGGGTCAGCGTTATTATTTCCTTTATCCATAAAATTAGACGAAAGCGAAGATCCAATAGTACGAACAATTTTATCAATAGACGAAAAAAATCAATCCATGACTTTTGCAGGTGATATTCCAACAGGAAGCAAAGTGCGCTTTATGAAAGCTAATTTTGATCGATTGATCGATGCAGCAAGCGATGCCGCTACTACCTGTTTAAAAATGAATAATACCAATCCAAAATTAGCCATCTTAATTAGCTGCGTGGGAAGAAAACTCATTCTAGGCAATAGAACTGAAGAAGAAATAGAAGCCGTTTCAGAAATATTTGGTGAACAAACAAAACTCACTGGTTTCTACTCTTATGGCGAAATTTCTCCTCTAAAACCCATGGCAAATTGCGAATTGCACAATCAAACGATGACTATTACTTGTTTAAACGAAAGAGATTAA
- a CDS encoding sigma-54 dependent transcriptional regulator: MSLIKIFLIEDDVFFGETLKYHLTLNPDFEVHLYSSGKECLSHLYLKPDILCLDFGLPDITGDLLFKKIKETNNSIPIIIISGQEDIEVAVEFLKSGAKDYIVKNSHTKDLLWNAIIKIRENLSLALEVEELKEKLEQKFSFEKTIIGQSDAIKSVFNKINKSINTNINVSITGETGTGKEVVAKAIHYNSDLKDKPFIAVNMAAIPKELMESEFFGHEKGAFTGADNKSIGKFEQADGGTIFLDEIAELDLNLQSKLLRVLQEREVVRLGGSTKIKFNARLIIATHKDLAQEVKKGKFREDLYYRIIGLPIELPPLRERGNDTLLLTKHFIDLFVKENKMKPIILSKEAKDKLLKYPFPGNIRELKSAIDLACVMCEANEIVADDFSFNSIHDTNFFLSEEKTLKEYNTEIILHYLNKNNNDVLKTAKKLDISKSTIYNLIQSLEIKK; encoded by the coding sequence ATGAGCCTAATAAAAATATTTCTAATTGAAGACGATGTTTTTTTTGGTGAAACCTTAAAATACCATTTAACGTTAAATCCAGATTTTGAAGTCCATCTTTACTCTTCTGGAAAAGAGTGTTTAAGCCATTTATATCTCAAACCAGACATCCTTTGTTTAGACTTTGGTCTACCTGATATTACGGGAGATTTACTTTTTAAAAAGATAAAAGAAACCAATAATTCGATTCCTATAATCATCATCAGTGGACAGGAGGATATTGAAGTAGCTGTCGAATTCTTAAAATCGGGTGCCAAAGATTATATTGTAAAAAATAGCCACACCAAAGACTTACTGTGGAACGCCATTATTAAAATAAGAGAAAATTTAAGTTTAGCTCTTGAAGTAGAAGAACTTAAGGAAAAATTAGAACAGAAGTTTAGTTTTGAAAAAACAATTATTGGCCAAAGTGATGCAATTAAGAGTGTTTTCAATAAAATAAACAAATCGATCAATACCAATATAAATGTTTCCATAACCGGAGAAACTGGAACTGGCAAAGAGGTCGTTGCCAAAGCTATCCATTATAATTCCGATTTAAAAGACAAACCCTTTATAGCGGTAAATATGGCCGCAATTCCAAAAGAGTTAATGGAAAGTGAGTTCTTTGGGCATGAAAAAGGAGCTTTTACGGGTGCTGATAATAAAAGCATCGGTAAATTTGAACAGGCAGACGGCGGAACTATTTTCTTAGATGAAATAGCCGAATTGGATTTAAATCTTCAAAGTAAATTACTTCGTGTTTTACAAGAAAGAGAAGTTGTACGTTTAGGCGGTTCGACAAAAATAAAATTCAACGCCAGGCTGATTATTGCTACTCACAAAGATTTAGCTCAAGAAGTTAAAAAAGGAAAATTTAGAGAAGATTTATATTATAGAATTATTGGATTACCTATTGAGCTGCCTCCTTTAAGAGAAAGAGGAAATGACACTTTATTACTGACAAAACATTTCATTGATCTGTTTGTAAAAGAGAATAAAATGAAACCTATTATCTTATCAAAAGAAGCTAAAGATAAATTATTGAAATATCCTTTCCCAGGAAACATTCGAGAATTGAAGTCGGCTATAGATTTAGCATGCGTGATGTGTGAAGCAAATGAAATCGTGGCTGATGATTTTTCGTTTAACAGCATTCATGACACCAATTTTTTTCTTTCAGAAGAGAAAACACTAAAAGAATATAACACTGAAATTATTTTACATTATCTCAATAAGAATAATAACGATGTATTAAAAACGGCCAAAAAACTTGACATTAGTAAGTCAACCATATACAATTTAATTCAGTCATTGGAAATTAAAAAATAA